One stretch of Corallococcus exiguus DNA includes these proteins:
- the mxcH gene encoding TonB-dependent siderophore myxochelin receptor MxcH, giving the protein MGAALLSSICFGGLAHAGTTQAEDPAAAPTASEAAPAAAPAEQVIELPKLLHTVEAPYPAEAERAQLEANVRLRLRVDTQGVVTQAEVMEPVGHGFDEAARTAALQFRFTPAKRNGVPAPARVTYTYVFQLPGRSKAVAATPPPALSSAPKTAASQDEAPAEYEEDVEVTAVGETRAERRRKSAEAVQVIELEQASMESADLGTALARTEGVDVRRTGGLGSTARISIAGLSDDQVRFFIDGVPLEFAGYGPGLANVPVNLVQQMEVYTGVVPIRFGADVLGGAVELVTDQDVRGSAVAGSYELASFNIHRFTASGRHYQESTGLLVRAHGFYDDARNDYPVSVEVPNDLGKPVPVEVRRFHDGYRAGGASVEAGFVDKPWARRLLMRGFINAAGRDIQNDVNMEAAYGEVTTADGSAGATLRYAQNHDPGVSVDAVGGYTFRRNRFLDIGSCAYDWYGRCFLTLPQPGEISEGGTERYVNQHTAFARLNAAWTPVPGGAHTLRLAVSPTFVARSGEDRRLQANNQPDPLTAPRGATSLVSGLEYQLDAIDGRLQNIAFVKDYLQDVRAQKLLASAEFMDLGRTAHEFGLGDSLRFRITPELGAKASYEWATRLPRPDEIFGDGNLIVDNLELRPETSHNFNLGLGYASQEGRAGSFRANVNGFARLTDQLIILIGQGSYFTYQNVYGSRALGAMGSLGWTSPGRYLSLDGNATYQDLRNTSGEGNYAEFKDQRIPNRPYLTANGSAQVRVSGLLKFQDELLVTWRTRYVDDFLLSWEALGNADKLGIDSQLTHGLALTYVIRDMSTRLSWTLDFQNITNAQTYDFYGVQRPGRLIAAKFTLER; this is encoded by the coding sequence TTGGGCGCGGCACTGCTGTCTTCTATTTGTTTCGGTGGCCTGGCTCACGCGGGCACGACGCAGGCGGAGGATCCGGCGGCCGCGCCCACGGCATCCGAAGCAGCTCCCGCGGCCGCTCCAGCGGAGCAGGTCATCGAGCTGCCGAAGCTGCTCCACACCGTGGAGGCGCCCTACCCTGCGGAGGCGGAGCGCGCGCAGCTGGAAGCGAACGTCCGCCTGCGGCTGCGCGTGGACACGCAGGGCGTGGTGACGCAGGCGGAGGTGATGGAGCCCGTGGGCCACGGCTTCGATGAAGCCGCGCGCACCGCCGCGCTCCAGTTCCGCTTCACGCCCGCGAAGCGCAACGGCGTCCCTGCCCCCGCGCGCGTCACGTACACCTACGTCTTCCAGCTGCCCGGCCGCTCCAAGGCCGTGGCCGCCACGCCCCCGCCCGCCCTGTCCAGCGCCCCGAAGACCGCGGCGTCCCAGGACGAAGCCCCGGCAGAGTACGAGGAGGACGTCGAGGTCACCGCCGTGGGCGAGACGCGCGCCGAGCGCCGCCGCAAGTCCGCGGAGGCCGTGCAGGTCATCGAGTTGGAGCAGGCCAGCATGGAGTCCGCCGACCTGGGCACCGCGCTGGCGCGCACGGAGGGCGTGGACGTGCGCCGCACCGGCGGCCTGGGCAGCACCGCGCGCATCTCCATCGCGGGCCTGTCGGATGATCAGGTGCGCTTCTTCATCGACGGCGTCCCGCTGGAGTTCGCGGGCTACGGCCCGGGCCTGGCGAACGTGCCGGTGAACCTGGTGCAGCAGATGGAGGTCTACACGGGCGTGGTGCCCATCCGCTTCGGCGCGGACGTGCTGGGCGGCGCCGTGGAGCTCGTCACCGACCAGGACGTGCGCGGCTCCGCCGTGGCGGGTTCCTACGAGCTGGCCTCCTTCAACATCCACCGCTTCACCGCGAGCGGCCGTCACTACCAGGAGTCCACCGGCCTGCTGGTGCGCGCGCACGGCTTCTACGACGACGCGCGCAACGACTACCCCGTCAGCGTGGAGGTGCCCAACGACCTGGGCAAGCCCGTGCCCGTGGAGGTGCGGCGCTTCCACGACGGCTACCGCGCGGGCGGGGCCAGCGTCGAGGCGGGCTTCGTGGACAAGCCCTGGGCGCGGCGCCTGCTCATGCGCGGCTTCATCAACGCCGCCGGCCGCGACATCCAGAACGACGTCAACATGGAGGCCGCCTACGGCGAGGTGACCACCGCGGACGGCTCCGCGGGCGCCACGCTGCGCTACGCGCAGAACCACGACCCGGGCGTGAGCGTGGACGCGGTGGGCGGGTACACGTTCCGCCGCAACCGGTTCCTGGACATCGGCTCGTGCGCCTACGACTGGTATGGCCGCTGCTTCCTCACCCTGCCCCAGCCGGGGGAGATCAGCGAAGGCGGCACGGAGCGCTACGTCAACCAGCACACCGCGTTCGCGCGGCTCAACGCCGCCTGGACACCCGTGCCCGGTGGCGCGCACACGCTGCGGCTCGCGGTGTCGCCTACCTTCGTGGCGCGCTCCGGCGAGGACCGCCGGCTCCAGGCGAACAACCAGCCGGATCCACTCACAGCGCCCCGCGGCGCCACGTCCCTGGTGTCGGGCCTGGAGTACCAGCTCGATGCCATTGACGGGCGGCTGCAGAACATCGCCTTCGTGAAGGACTACCTCCAGGACGTGCGCGCGCAGAAGCTGCTGGCCAGCGCGGAGTTCATGGACCTGGGCCGCACCGCGCACGAGTTCGGCCTGGGTGACAGCCTGCGCTTCCGCATCACCCCCGAGCTTGGCGCCAAGGCCTCCTACGAGTGGGCCACGCGGCTGCCGCGCCCGGATGAAATCTTCGGCGACGGGAACCTCATCGTCGACAACCTGGAGCTCCGGCCGGAGACCAGTCACAACTTCAACCTGGGTCTGGGCTACGCGTCCCAGGAAGGCCGCGCCGGCAGCTTCCGCGCCAACGTGAACGGCTTTGCCCGGCTGACGGATCAGCTCATCATCCTGATTGGCCAGGGCAGCTACTTCACCTACCAGAACGTCTACGGTTCCCGAGCGCTGGGCGCGATGGGCTCCCTGGGGTGGACGTCTCCGGGCCGCTACCTGAGCCTGGACGGCAACGCCACGTACCAGGATCTGCGCAACACCTCCGGCGAGGGCAACTACGCCGAGTTCAAGGACCAGCGCATCCCCAACCGTCCCTACCTGACGGCCAACGGCAGCGCGCAGGTCCGCGTGTCCGGCCTGCTCAAGTTCCAGGACGAGCTGCTCGTCACGTGGCGCACGCGCTACGTGGACGACTTCCTCCTCTCCTGGGAGGCGCTGGGCAACGCCGACAAGCTGGGCATCGATTCACAGCTCACGCACGGGCTGGCGCTCACCTACGTCATCCGCGACATGTCGACCCGGCTGAGCTGGACGTTGGACTTCCAGAACATCACCAACGCCCAGACCTACGACTTCTACGGGGTCCAGCGCCCCGGGCGGCTCATCGCCGCCAAGTTCACGCTGGAGCGCTGA
- the mxcG gene encoding myxochelin non-ribosomal peptide synthetase MxcG yields the protein MLPPSQDNRPLTAAQHGIWVGQQLDLKSPVYNAGECIEFRGAVDPVRFESALRKAVADADALHSRFVAGAEGPAQRIDAGTDWTLQHVDLSGEADPWAAAQEWMWKDLGRTVDLGTGPLFAQALLTVGPERSFWFQRIHHIAMDGYGFSLLARRVAELYTAEVTGKAVPAGFSRLGPVLDEDVAYRSGAQLQKDRDFWVKRFEDAPVPPLLAEAAPMSSRFLRRSEFLRPELMTALQAGAKQAGVSWSDVVLAVTAIYLHQRTGAPEAVLGLPVMGRLGSASLRVPCMAMNIVPLRIAVRPDAGLYALARDVAAEMKASRPHLRYRYEQLRRDLRLVGGQRKLFGPVVNIMPFDYALDFAGVPGTAHNISAGPVEDLSFGFHARSGGTALRVDLDANPACYTEASLEEHQRGFLLLLESLLAQPEQPVRRSASGGVGSVLDGGPVPPVRPVLELLKAQADVRPDAVALEHGRWRMTYRELVTASQALASRLTEAGVRPDTAVAVKVPRGIDAIVSSLGILFAGAGYLPIDPTGPATRNAAILQDARPAVMVVSERPSPDTDPTAPGVLVVKRLEQADTSALDSTAHAIPRGVPAAQQPDARDAEPASSAEAQLAYVIYTSGSTGQPNGVQITHGALAHFVAGATQRYSVGPEDRVLQFAPLHFDASVEEIFVTLCAGGRLVLRTDEMLQSVPRLMEACAEAGITLLDLPTAFWHELAYSLSTGAARLPDALRTVIIGGEAALPERIARWKDVAGDRVHLLNTYGPTEATVVATVAELAGPDALPSGDEVPIGRPLPGVVAAVVTPQGRLAAPGKEGELCLMGGALARGYLGRPELDAARFTRLDAVEGTPRAYRTGDKVRVREDGQLVFVGRVDDEFKISGHRIDPGEVETVLLKYPGIREAAVVGQMLPGGSRRLCAHLVASPEPSPAELRKHLLTALPAPMVPGAFAFAERLPRTSTGKIDRKALQNAMPADESAALLASATPMERTVLEVWEQVLGRAATSLQDDFFELGGQSLQSIQVANRLGIAVGRDVPVATVFKHPTVSGLAQALQGGSTGGAEAGGLTPAMLADAELGEDVVPSSTGEAWARELPRRGQGFRQVLLTGATGFVGAHLLHQLLARTDARIICPVRAKDEAQAMDRLRSALTGQKLPVAGLETRVLALPADLSLPLMGLDATRFHGLAAECDAVIHNAAVVSVVREYGSLQGVNVRGTRELLKLAAAVRPKPFHYVSTLAVAPQANLSPDVPEAFVPSHPGLRDGYQQSKWIAERLVQQASERGLPATVYRLGRVVGAPDTALVNTQDLVWRIVLAGLPVRALPLLDVGEVWTPVDFVASAIVQLSRASHPGAVFNVTPAEEVRLSELFGWVRDYGYPLDLCHVPEWRDRVAKGSGGHDATLAFFDLRSGDSTPAFGLGPIRCERLLAALEGTDVRCPPTDRDLLYRYLDSCVAQGILPPKVTALP from the coding sequence ATGCTTCCCCCATCCCAGGACAACCGCCCGCTGACCGCGGCCCAGCACGGCATCTGGGTGGGGCAACAGCTCGACCTGAAGAGCCCCGTCTACAACGCGGGGGAGTGCATTGAATTCCGTGGCGCAGTGGATCCCGTGCGCTTCGAGTCCGCCCTGCGCAAGGCGGTGGCGGACGCGGACGCGCTGCACTCGCGCTTCGTCGCGGGTGCGGAAGGCCCGGCCCAGCGCATCGACGCGGGGACGGACTGGACGCTCCAGCACGTGGACCTGAGCGGCGAGGCCGATCCCTGGGCCGCCGCGCAGGAGTGGATGTGGAAGGACCTGGGCCGCACGGTGGACCTGGGCACGGGTCCGCTGTTCGCGCAGGCGCTGCTCACCGTGGGGCCGGAGCGCTCCTTCTGGTTCCAGCGCATCCACCACATCGCCATGGATGGCTATGGCTTTTCGCTGCTCGCCCGGCGGGTGGCGGAGCTCTACACGGCGGAAGTGACGGGCAAGGCCGTGCCGGCGGGGTTCAGCCGGCTGGGCCCCGTGCTGGATGAGGACGTCGCGTACCGGAGCGGCGCCCAGCTCCAGAAGGACCGCGACTTCTGGGTGAAGCGCTTCGAGGACGCGCCGGTGCCCCCGTTGCTCGCGGAGGCGGCGCCCATGTCGTCGCGCTTCCTGCGGCGCTCGGAATTCCTGCGGCCGGAGCTGATGACGGCGCTGCAGGCGGGCGCGAAGCAGGCGGGCGTGAGCTGGTCCGACGTGGTGTTGGCCGTGACGGCCATCTACCTGCACCAGCGCACGGGCGCGCCGGAGGCCGTGCTGGGCCTGCCGGTGATGGGCCGCCTGGGTTCGGCGTCTCTGCGCGTGCCGTGCATGGCCATGAACATCGTCCCGCTGCGCATCGCCGTGCGGCCGGACGCGGGGCTGTACGCGCTGGCCCGCGACGTGGCCGCGGAGATGAAGGCTTCGCGTCCGCACCTGCGCTACCGCTACGAACAACTGCGGCGCGACCTGCGCCTCGTGGGTGGCCAGCGCAAGCTGTTCGGTCCCGTCGTCAACATCATGCCGTTCGACTACGCCCTGGACTTCGCCGGCGTGCCGGGGACGGCGCACAACATCTCCGCGGGTCCGGTGGAGGACCTGTCCTTCGGCTTCCATGCGCGGTCGGGTGGAACGGCCCTGCGTGTGGACCTGGACGCGAACCCCGCCTGCTACACGGAGGCCTCGCTCGAGGAGCACCAGCGCGGGTTCCTCCTGCTGCTGGAGTCGTTGCTCGCGCAGCCTGAGCAGCCGGTGCGGCGTTCCGCGTCGGGCGGGGTCGGCTCCGTGCTGGATGGCGGCCCGGTGCCTCCGGTGCGCCCGGTGCTGGAGCTGCTGAAGGCCCAAGCTGATGTCCGTCCGGACGCGGTCGCGCTGGAGCACGGCCGCTGGCGGATGACCTACCGCGAGCTGGTGACGGCGTCGCAGGCCCTGGCCTCGCGCCTGACCGAAGCGGGCGTGCGGCCCGACACGGCGGTGGCGGTAAAGGTGCCCCGGGGCATCGACGCCATCGTCTCCAGCCTGGGCATCTTGTTCGCGGGCGCGGGCTACCTGCCCATTGATCCGACCGGCCCGGCCACTCGCAACGCGGCCATCCTCCAGGACGCGCGACCCGCCGTGATGGTGGTGTCCGAGCGCCCCTCGCCCGACACGGATCCGACCGCGCCGGGTGTGCTCGTCGTGAAGCGGCTGGAGCAGGCCGACACCTCGGCGCTGGATTCGACGGCGCACGCCATCCCGCGAGGAGTGCCCGCTGCCCAGCAGCCGGACGCACGCGATGCGGAGCCCGCGTCGAGCGCTGAGGCGCAGCTCGCTTACGTCATCTACACGTCCGGCTCCACGGGCCAGCCCAACGGCGTGCAGATCACGCACGGGGCCCTGGCCCACTTCGTCGCGGGCGCGACGCAGCGCTACAGCGTCGGCCCCGAGGACCGCGTCCTCCAGTTCGCCCCGCTCCACTTCGACGCCAGCGTGGAGGAGATCTTCGTCACGCTGTGCGCGGGCGGACGGCTGGTGCTGCGCACGGACGAGATGCTCCAGTCGGTGCCGCGCCTCATGGAGGCCTGCGCCGAAGCCGGCATCACCCTGCTCGACCTGCCCACCGCCTTCTGGCACGAGCTGGCCTACAGCCTGTCTACTGGCGCCGCCCGGCTGCCCGACGCGCTTCGCACCGTCATCATCGGCGGTGAGGCGGCGCTGCCGGAGCGCATCGCCCGCTGGAAGGACGTCGCGGGCGACCGCGTTCACCTGCTCAACACCTACGGCCCCACCGAGGCCACCGTCGTCGCCACCGTCGCCGAACTCGCGGGGCCGGACGCACTGCCTTCCGGTGACGAGGTCCCCATCGGCCGCCCGCTGCCCGGCGTCGTCGCGGCGGTCGTCACCCCACAGGGACGTCTGGCCGCCCCCGGCAAGGAGGGCGAGCTGTGCCTGATGGGCGGCGCGCTCGCTCGCGGCTACCTGGGCCGCCCGGAGCTGGACGCCGCCCGCTTCACCCGCCTGGACGCGGTGGAGGGAACGCCCCGTGCCTACCGCACCGGCGACAAGGTGCGTGTGCGCGAGGACGGCCAGCTGGTGTTCGTGGGCCGCGTGGACGACGAGTTCAAGATCAGCGGCCACCGCATCGACCCGGGCGAAGTCGAAACCGTGTTGCTGAAGTACCCCGGCATCCGGGAGGCCGCCGTCGTCGGACAGATGCTGCCGGGCGGGTCCCGCCGGCTGTGCGCGCACCTAGTGGCCTCGCCGGAGCCCTCGCCCGCGGAGCTGCGCAAGCACCTGCTCACGGCGCTGCCCGCCCCCATGGTGCCCGGCGCCTTCGCCTTCGCGGAGCGGCTGCCCCGAACCAGCACCGGGAAGATCGACCGCAAGGCACTCCAGAACGCGATGCCCGCGGATGAGAGCGCCGCGCTGCTCGCCTCCGCGACGCCCATGGAGCGCACGGTGCTGGAGGTCTGGGAGCAGGTGCTGGGCCGCGCCGCCACGTCGCTCCAGGATGACTTCTTCGAACTGGGCGGCCAGTCCCTCCAGAGCATCCAGGTGGCCAACCGCCTGGGCATCGCGGTGGGCCGCGACGTGCCCGTGGCCACCGTCTTCAAGCACCCTACCGTGTCCGGCCTCGCGCAAGCGCTCCAGGGCGGAAGCACGGGCGGTGCCGAAGCTGGCGGTCTCACGCCCGCGATGCTCGCGGACGCGGAGCTGGGAGAGGACGTCGTCCCTTCCTCGACGGGAGAGGCCTGGGCGCGCGAGCTGCCGCGCCGGGGCCAGGGCTTCCGTCAGGTCCTCCTCACGGGCGCCACCGGCTTCGTCGGCGCGCACCTGCTCCACCAACTCCTGGCCCGGACGGACGCGCGGATCATCTGCCCCGTGCGCGCCAAGGACGAGGCGCAGGCCATGGACCGGCTGCGCTCGGCGCTGACCGGCCAGAAGCTGCCTGTTGCTGGACTGGAGACGCGGGTGCTCGCGCTGCCGGCGGACCTCTCGCTGCCGCTGATGGGCCTGGACGCCACGCGCTTCCACGGACTCGCCGCCGAGTGCGACGCCGTCATCCACAACGCCGCCGTCGTCAGCGTGGTGCGCGAGTACGGCAGCCTCCAGGGCGTCAACGTGCGCGGCACGCGCGAGCTGCTCAAGCTGGCCGCCGCCGTCCGCCCCAAGCCCTTCCACTACGTGTCCACGCTGGCGGTGGCGCCCCAGGCGAACCTGTCCCCGGACGTGCCGGAGGCCTTCGTCCCATCGCACCCCGGGCTTCGCGACGGCTACCAGCAAAGCAAGTGGATCGCGGAGCGGCTGGTGCAACAGGCGTCCGAGCGCGGCCTGCCCGCGACGGTGTACCGCCTGGGCCGCGTGGTGGGCGCTCCGGACACCGCGCTCGTCAACACGCAGGACCTGGTGTGGCGCATCGTGCTCGCCGGCCTGCCCGTCCGCGCCCTGCCGCTGTTGGACGTGGGCGAGGTCTGGACGCCGGTGGACTTCGTGGCCAGCGCCATCGTCCAACTCTCGCGTGCGTCGCATCCGGGCGCGGTGTTCAACGTCACGCCCGCCGAGGAGGTGCGCCTGTCCGAGCTCTTCGGCTGGGTGCGCGACTACGGCTACCCGCTGGACTTGTGTCACGTGCCGGAGTGGCGCGACCGCGTCGCGAAGGGCTCCGGCGGCCACGACGCCACACTCGCATTCTTTGATTTGCGCAGCGGGGACTCCACCCCGGCCTTTGGCCTGGGCCCCATCCGCTGTGAACGGCTGCTGGCCGCGCTGGAGGGAACCGACGTCCGCTGCCCTCCCACCGACCGCGACCTCCTCTATCGCTACCTCGACTCCTGCGTCGCGCAGGGAATCCTGCCCCCGAAAGTGACGGCGCTCCCGTGA
- a CDS encoding membrane dipeptidase — MSRRSRIVSRYLFSPLLAATSLALACGPVTDEPAAPVEAPVEAAQPLAVTGFAEMHHHMFAEEAFGGGWFHGSHTGTLASCDGGMPESDHARVRMDLSNMLNLCPNSGNVNLSGIPVLSDVFGVGGAVASEIIGQVEGTQGDTGLHLGRMDTPTQWPRWDTIAHQQAWEGWLNKARQGGMSLVMVSLVSNEFLCKALPYQNLKRPCDEMMDVDVQLQMARDFDARTDWAEIALSPAHARQIIAQGKLAMVLSIESSKLFGTKDWRAELNRVYSLGVRSLQPVHQLDNRFGGAAPHNAIFQVAQFLENCHIDTDCGLTGNGFTLGFDVDANCKNTKGLTADGKLLVQEMMNKGMLIDMAHMSEKSVQDAYALSQGQTYYPLFISHGHFREVMNPDLASNEKTTPSWVVRYVRQTGGMFGLRTAHDETRNYNRTPVANNCQGSTRSLAQAYEFGRQGLKVNMGFGADLNGFIQQTRPRFGDFGACSAGFHAEADAQEEQQRVSGPPPLGTDFDVYGLAHVGLLPDVVKDLKQLGVNTTGLEGSSENFIRMWERANGTRTGMADAANDIDTGGVDPYVAKATREAAFPKICGKAYAPSTKLVSETCRFDQECKSSLCSALDNCGDIPGVCTCSADSHCASNQFCGWGTNDGKCVNKRAKGSLCSAGRECQSGKCSWLMCT, encoded by the coding sequence ATGTCGCGTCGCTCCCGAATTGTCTCAAGGTATTTGTTCTCACCGCTGCTCGCGGCCACGTCGCTCGCGCTGGCTTGCGGGCCCGTCACGGACGAGCCGGCCGCCCCCGTGGAGGCGCCCGTGGAGGCGGCCCAGCCGCTCGCGGTGACCGGCTTCGCGGAGATGCACCACCACATGTTCGCCGAGGAGGCGTTCGGCGGTGGGTGGTTCCACGGAAGTCACACCGGCACGCTGGCGAGCTGTGACGGCGGCATGCCGGAGAGCGACCACGCGCGTGTCCGCATGGACCTGAGCAACATGCTCAACCTCTGTCCCAACTCGGGCAACGTGAACCTGAGCGGCATCCCCGTCCTGTCCGACGTCTTCGGCGTGGGCGGCGCGGTGGCGTCGGAGATCATCGGCCAGGTCGAAGGCACCCAGGGCGACACCGGTCTTCACCTGGGCCGCATGGACACGCCCACCCAGTGGCCGCGCTGGGACACCATCGCGCATCAGCAGGCGTGGGAGGGCTGGCTGAACAAGGCCCGCCAGGGCGGCATGTCCCTGGTCATGGTGTCGCTCGTCAGCAACGAGTTCCTCTGCAAGGCGCTGCCGTACCAGAACCTCAAGCGCCCTTGTGACGAGATGATGGACGTGGATGTCCAGCTCCAGATGGCCCGCGACTTCGACGCGCGCACGGACTGGGCGGAGATCGCCCTTTCGCCCGCGCATGCCCGGCAGATCATCGCGCAGGGCAAGCTCGCCATGGTGCTCTCCATCGAGTCCAGCAAGCTCTTCGGCACCAAGGACTGGCGCGCGGAGTTGAACCGCGTCTATTCGCTGGGCGTGCGCTCGCTGCAGCCCGTGCACCAGCTGGACAACCGCTTTGGCGGCGCGGCCCCGCACAACGCCATCTTCCAGGTGGCCCAGTTCCTGGAGAACTGTCACATCGACACGGACTGCGGCCTCACGGGCAACGGCTTCACGCTCGGCTTCGACGTGGACGCCAACTGCAAGAACACCAAGGGCCTCACCGCGGACGGCAAGCTGCTGGTCCAGGAGATGATGAACAAGGGAATGCTCATCGACATGGCCCACATGTCCGAGAAGAGCGTCCAGGACGCCTATGCCCTGTCCCAGGGCCAGACGTACTACCCGCTGTTCATCTCCCACGGCCACTTCCGCGAGGTGATGAACCCGGACCTGGCCTCCAACGAGAAGACGACGCCGTCGTGGGTGGTCCGCTACGTGCGTCAGACGGGCGGCATGTTCGGCCTGCGCACCGCGCACGACGAGACGCGCAACTACAACCGCACGCCGGTGGCCAACAACTGCCAGGGCTCCACGCGCTCGCTCGCGCAGGCGTACGAGTTCGGCCGCCAGGGCCTCAAGGTCAACATGGGCTTCGGCGCGGACCTGAACGGCTTCATCCAGCAGACGCGCCCGCGCTTCGGTGACTTCGGCGCGTGCTCCGCGGGCTTCCACGCGGAGGCGGACGCGCAGGAGGAGCAGCAGCGTGTCTCTGGCCCGCCGCCGCTGGGCACCGACTTCGACGTGTACGGCCTGGCCCACGTGGGCCTCCTGCCGGACGTGGTGAAGGACCTGAAGCAGTTGGGCGTCAACACCACGGGCCTGGAGGGCTCCTCGGAGAACTTCATCCGGATGTGGGAGCGCGCCAACGGCACCCGCACCGGCATGGCGGACGCGGCCAACGACATCGACACCGGTGGCGTCGACCCCTACGTCGCCAAGGCCACCCGTGAGGCGGCGTTCCCGAAGATCTGCGGCAAGGCCTACGCCCCCAGCACCAAGCTGGTGTCGGAGACGTGCCGCTTCGACCAGGAGTGCAAGTCCAGCCTGTGCAGCGCCCTGGACAACTGCGGCGACATCCCGGGTGTCTGCACCTGCTCCGCCGACTCGCACTGCGCCTCGAACCAGTTCTGCGGCTGGGGCACGAACGACGGCAAGTGTGTGAACAAGCGCGCCAAGGGTTCGCTGTGTTCCGCGGGCCGCGAGTGTCAGTCCGGCAAGTGCTCGTGGCTGATGTGCACCTGA
- a CDS encoding 3-deoxy-7-phosphoheptulonate synthase class II: MTNTSWSPSSWRAKPVRYIPDDYPDLSMLARVEAELARLPPLVHAEETRRLCEALGQVAEGKAFLLQGGDCAESFKEFSAENVRSTFQLLLQMAGVLTFAGGCPVVKVGRIAGQFAKPRSSATETLNGVTLPSYRGDIINGMDFDARERTPDPQRLLRAYHQSAETMQLVRAFAREGYTDLTRLLGHRPESEGAVRPVDFFTSHEALLLNVEQAMTRVDEATGGWYDTSAHMLWIGERTRQLDGGHVEFMRGIQNPIGIKCGPTLEPDDLVRIIDTLNPQGIPGKLTLIGRFGSDQVAARLPRLMAATRRHGSPVVWSIDPMHGNTHKASNGYKTRSLERILAEVMGFLQVAAAEGVHPGGIHLEMTGQDVTECLGGPLDVSEDDLSDRYHTHCDPRLNADQSLQLAFRVADGLHTTVLTPQDRAA, encoded by the coding sequence GTGACGAATACCTCCTGGTCCCCCTCCTCCTGGCGGGCGAAGCCGGTCCGCTACATCCCCGACGACTACCCCGACCTCTCCATGCTCGCGCGCGTGGAGGCGGAGCTGGCGCGCCTGCCGCCGCTGGTGCACGCCGAAGAGACCCGCCGCCTGTGCGAAGCCCTGGGCCAGGTGGCCGAGGGCAAGGCCTTCCTGCTTCAGGGCGGCGACTGCGCGGAGAGCTTCAAGGAGTTCTCCGCGGAGAACGTGCGCAGCACCTTCCAGCTCCTGCTCCAGATGGCGGGCGTGCTCACCTTCGCGGGCGGCTGCCCGGTGGTGAAGGTGGGCCGCATCGCGGGCCAGTTCGCCAAGCCGCGCTCCAGCGCCACGGAGACCCTCAACGGCGTCACGCTGCCCAGCTACCGCGGCGACATCATCAACGGCATGGACTTCGACGCCCGCGAGCGGACGCCGGATCCCCAGCGCCTGCTGCGCGCGTACCACCAGTCCGCGGAGACGATGCAGTTGGTGCGGGCCTTCGCGCGCGAAGGCTACACGGACCTGACCCGCCTTCTGGGTCACCGGCCGGAGTCCGAAGGCGCCGTGCGCCCGGTGGACTTCTTCACCAGCCACGAGGCCCTGCTCCTCAACGTCGAGCAGGCCATGACGCGCGTCGATGAGGCCACGGGCGGCTGGTACGACACGTCCGCGCACATGCTCTGGATTGGCGAGCGCACCCGCCAGCTGGACGGCGGCCACGTGGAGTTCATGCGCGGCATCCAGAACCCCATCGGGATCAAGTGCGGCCCCACGCTTGAGCCGGACGACCTGGTCCGCATCATCGACACGCTCAACCCCCAGGGCATCCCGGGCAAGCTCACGCTCATTGGCCGCTTCGGCTCGGATCAGGTCGCCGCGCGCCTGCCCCGGCTGATGGCCGCCACCCGCCGCCATGGCAGCCCCGTGGTCTGGTCCATCGACCCGATGCACGGCAACACGCACAAGGCCAGCAACGGCTACAAGACGCGCTCGCTGGAGCGGATCCTCGCGGAGGTGATGGGCTTCCTCCAGGTCGCCGCCGCCGAGGGCGTGCACCCCGGAGGCATCCACCTGGAGATGACCGGCCAGGACGTCACCGAGTGCCTGGGCGGCCCGCTGGACGTGTCCGAGGACGACCTCTCCGACCGCTACCACACGCACTGCGATCCGCGGCTCAACGCGGACCAGTCGCTCCAGCTCGCGTTCCGCGTCGCGGACGGCCTTCACACCACGGTGCTCACCCCTCAAGACCGCGCTGCGTGA